A single window of uncultured Pseudodesulfovibrio sp. DNA harbors:
- a CDS encoding MotA/TolQ/ExbB proton channel family protein, which translates to MDIATLIGLAGAFGLVVTTIFMGGNAAGFIDIPSVVVVIGGTFAVTFVMFPLGVVINAIKVGMKTLLFKSNDPLEIIRLITGLADTARKESIIALEKVAIDDPFLKKGVMLVVDGSSEGLVRSVMEIELEFMKQRHRQGQAVFKGMGTMAPAFGMIGTLIGLVNMLSNLSDPSSIGPAMAVALLTTFYGAVMANCMFLPMATKLEERSTEDVLFMQIMIEGVSSLQRGDHPSVVKEKLQAFLSPALREESA; encoded by the coding sequence ATGGATATTGCAACTTTAATAGGTTTGGCCGGTGCGTTTGGACTTGTGGTGACAACCATCTTTATGGGTGGAAACGCTGCCGGATTCATCGATATTCCATCGGTGGTCGTTGTTATCGGCGGGACGTTTGCCGTTACTTTTGTCATGTTCCCTCTTGGCGTTGTTATTAATGCCATCAAGGTCGGCATGAAGACTCTTCTTTTCAAATCGAATGATCCGCTTGAGATTATTCGTCTTATTACAGGCTTGGCAGACACGGCCCGTAAAGAGAGTATTATCGCTTTGGAAAAAGTCGCCATCGATGATCCGTTCCTCAAGAAAGGGGTTATGCTTGTCGTTGACGGTTCCAGTGAAGGCCTGGTTCGATCCGTTATGGAGATCGAATTGGAATTCATGAAACAACGCCATAGACAGGGACAGGCTGTTTTCAAGGGAATGGGCACCATGGCCCCGGCGTTTGGCATGATTGGCACGTTGATCGGTTTGGTTAATATGCTCTCCAATCTATCAGACCCTTCGTCCATTGGGCCTGCTATGGCCGTCGCACTTCTCACTACCTTTTATGGAGCAGTTATGGCCAACTGCATGTTTCTTCCCATGGCCACCAAGCTGGAGGAAAGGTCCACCGAAGATGTCTTGTTCATGCAGATCATGATTGAAGGCGTTTCTTCCCTGCAACGCGGCGATCATCCTTCTGTGGTCAAGGAAAAACTCCAAGCCTTCCTGTCTCCCGCACTGCGAGAGGAAAGCGCGTAA
- a CDS encoding OmpA family protein has translation MAKQAEELVKRRPPDDPPVDEGLPPWMATFADMMTLLLCFFVLLLSFAEQSEQKYRDALGSIKGAFGAKQVRAVSEDMAQFNTSKTAKDMAAKISHDERLLLGVVMRIKSLIEDEDIKLKEGMGVTADRDGVVFSANSAALFVPGTADLADGAKRILDKVVKVLKDYKLNIVVRGHTDDKPVSSRRYPSNWELSAARAAMALNYLIDEGGIEINRAKAVGYADTRPAVPNDSDADRLKNQRVEFYLHMPQRDAW, from the coding sequence GTGGCTAAACAAGCAGAAGAACTCGTCAAGAGAAGACCCCCGGATGATCCACCGGTCGACGAGGGGTTACCTCCATGGATGGCAACGTTTGCCGACATGATGACACTCCTTTTGTGTTTTTTCGTATTGTTGCTGTCTTTTGCCGAACAAAGCGAGCAGAAGTATCGTGATGCTTTGGGCTCAATTAAGGGAGCCTTTGGGGCTAAACAAGTTCGGGCTGTTTCAGAGGATATGGCTCAATTCAATACGAGTAAAACAGCCAAGGACATGGCGGCCAAGATATCTCATGACGAGCGACTGCTTCTTGGCGTAGTCATGCGGATCAAGTCTTTGATTGAAGATGAAGATATCAAGCTGAAAGAAGGGATGGGAGTGACGGCGGATAGAGATGGCGTAGTTTTCAGCGCTAATTCCGCAGCTCTTTTTGTTCCTGGTACTGCTGATTTGGCAGATGGTGCCAAAAGAATTCTTGATAAGGTTGTGAAAGTTCTTAAGGACTACAAGTTGAATATAGTTGTGCGTGGACATACCGATGATAAACCGGTTTCTTCTAGGAGATATCCGTCCAATTGGGAATTATCAGCTGCCCGAGCGGCCATGGCCTTGAATTATCTTATTGATGAGGGGGGGATTGAGATCAACAGGGCTAAAGCTGTTGGCTATGCAGATACCCGTCCGGCGGTCCCTAATGATTCTGACGCGGATCGACTGAAAAATCAACGAGTTGAATTTTATCTTCATATGCCTCAACGGGATGCGTGGTAA
- a CDS encoding flagellar motor protein MotB, producing MAEQETMEQQGGVKSDPPKPDEGIPPWMATFADMVTLLLCFFVLLLSFTNTDVTNFKKMIGSIQEALGVQFDDAGATAVPYADTSFSERKSVRENRQIVELGARIKKSIRAKDLAHMARVSSDKSGVMLRLSNQAMFSKGSADLTDEAKKGLLVVIDAMEGTDFNLVIRGHTDGERVESKIYRSNWELSAARAARCLRYILEHSKIPANRMKAVGYASAKPILPSTSEENRRINRRVEFFYMPPGRSKW from the coding sequence ATGGCTGAACAGGAAACAATGGAACAGCAGGGTGGCGTAAAATCTGATCCGCCCAAGCCTGATGAAGGTATTCCACCGTGGATGGCTACATTTGCCGACATGGTTACTTTATTGTTGTGTTTTTTCGTGCTTCTTTTGTCATTTACCAACACTGATGTTACCAATTTTAAAAAGATGATTGGATCCATTCAGGAAGCTTTGGGCGTGCAGTTTGATGACGCTGGTGCAACGGCGGTTCCCTATGCCGATACAAGCTTTTCTGAACGTAAGAGTGTTCGTGAAAACAGACAGATTGTTGAACTCGGTGCACGTATCAAGAAAAGCATCCGGGCAAAAGATCTGGCGCATATGGCTCGCGTGAGTAGCGATAAGTCAGGGGTTATGCTTCGTTTGAGCAATCAGGCTATGTTCAGCAAAGGTTCGGCAGATCTGACAGATGAAGCCAAGAAGGGGCTTTTGGTGGTTATTGATGCCATGGAAGGGACAGATTTTAATCTTGTCATTCGAGGGCATACGGATGGAGAGCGAGTTGAATCGAAAATATACAGATCCAACTGGGAGTTGTCCGCAGCCCGAGCCGCACGATGTCTTCGGTATATCCTTGAACATTCCAAGATTCCAGCAAACCGTATGAAAGCGGTTGGCTACGCCAGTGCCAAACCCATTCTTCCAAGCACTTCAGAGGAAAACAGACGTATAAATCGCAGGGTCGAATTTTTCTACATGCCACCCGGCCGATCAAAATGGTAA
- a CDS encoding ABC transporter permease — translation MTFFSLKRFIAMVSKEFIQMRRDRLTFAMMIGIPLIQLILFGYAINSDPRHLPTAVLSADNSPFSRAIVTGMQTSTFFDITHHPKTRDEAIKLIQEGVVQFVVTIPEQFGRDLLRNNRPVLLLEADATDPMATGNAAGSFPEIIRRALAKELKGPASKLNQNLPPVDIRIHNTYNPEAESQYNIVPGLIGVILTLTLVMITSLAITRESERGTMEHLLATPVSPLEVMLGKIIPYILVGYIQITLIILAARLLFNVPMHGSVTLVFALSLIFIGANLSVGVTISTVVKNQLQAVQMSIFFFLPSLLLSGFMFPFRGMPQWAQAVGSILPLTHYLRLIRGILLKGNNLEESIHHVWPILIFWIVIVAVGLKRYRRTLD, via the coding sequence ATGACCTTCTTTTCCCTCAAGCGGTTCATTGCCATGGTCAGCAAAGAATTCATACAAATGCGAAGAGACAGGCTCACCTTTGCCATGATGATTGGTATTCCACTCATTCAGTTGATCCTTTTTGGATACGCCATCAACTCAGACCCACGCCATTTGCCCACGGCGGTCCTCTCTGCGGATAATTCACCTTTTTCCCGAGCCATTGTAACCGGGATGCAAACCAGTACTTTCTTTGATATTACGCATCATCCCAAGACTCGTGATGAAGCAATCAAACTCATCCAAGAAGGTGTCGTTCAATTCGTCGTCACCATACCCGAACAGTTCGGACGCGACCTGCTCCGTAACAATAGGCCTGTTCTTCTCCTTGAAGCTGATGCCACAGACCCTATGGCCACTGGTAATGCCGCAGGTTCATTTCCTGAAATCATCCGACGAGCCCTTGCCAAGGAACTTAAAGGTCCCGCCTCCAAACTCAATCAAAATTTGCCTCCGGTCGATATCCGAATCCATAATACTTACAACCCAGAAGCGGAAAGTCAGTATAATATTGTCCCGGGTTTAATTGGTGTCATTTTGACACTCACGCTCGTCATGATTACGTCACTCGCCATTACTAGAGAATCCGAACGAGGAACCATGGAGCACCTGCTTGCCACTCCTGTAAGCCCGCTCGAAGTTATGCTCGGAAAAATCATTCCGTACATTCTCGTGGGGTATATTCAAATCACACTCATCATTCTGGCTGCCCGCCTTTTATTCAATGTTCCCATGCACGGAAGTGTCACATTGGTATTTGCTCTCTCCCTGATCTTTATCGGCGCAAATCTTTCCGTAGGAGTCACGATTTCAACAGTTGTCAAAAATCAACTCCAAGCTGTTCAGATGTCGATATTTTTCTTCCTGCCATCCCTTTTGCTCTCTGGATTCATGTTTCCTTTCAGAGGAATGCCTCAGTGGGCTCAAGCTGTCGGTTCAATACTTCCGTTGACGCACTACCTTCGCCTTATCAGAGGTATTCTGCTCAAAGGAAACAACTTAGAAGAATCAATTCACCACGTTTGGCCCATCCTCATTTTCTGGATAGTAATTGTTGCCGTCGGCTTAAAAAGATACCGCCGTACGCTTGATTAA
- a CDS encoding ABC transporter ATP-binding protein has protein sequence MPSDIIIDVQGLTKSFGQKTVVNYLDMKIRKGEIYGFLGPNGSGKTTSIRMLCGLLKPNSGSGTCLGYDVINESARIKPHVGYMTQRFSLYEDLTVRENIEFTARVFGLNNPTQKAGECIEKMGLGPFEKQLAGNLSGGWKQRLSLGVSTLHSPKLLLLDEPTAGVDPGARRDFWDQVHTLASQGITALISTHYMDEAERCHRLAYIAYGTLLATGTVEEMIKDSQLTTWNVSLTDSKEALHALSEQLKTLPYIDQVVAFGNTLHVSGRNAERLEKSIKPYQKAPYEWTQINTSLEEVFIDLMQQSKGDLE, from the coding sequence ATGCCTTCTGATATAATCATCGATGTACAAGGATTAACCAAATCCTTTGGACAGAAAACCGTCGTCAATTACTTGGACATGAAAATCCGCAAAGGTGAAATCTATGGCTTTCTCGGCCCAAATGGGTCGGGGAAAACCACGTCTATCCGCATGTTGTGTGGACTCCTAAAACCCAATTCGGGCTCCGGGACGTGCCTTGGTTATGACGTTATCAATGAATCCGCCCGTATCAAGCCACATGTTGGATACATGACACAAAGATTCAGTTTATACGAGGATTTGACTGTCAGAGAGAATATTGAATTCACGGCCCGTGTGTTCGGTTTGAACAACCCGACACAAAAAGCAGGCGAATGTATTGAAAAAATGGGGCTTGGCCCATTTGAAAAACAACTGGCCGGAAACCTTTCGGGTGGTTGGAAACAAAGACTTTCTCTCGGCGTAAGCACACTCCATTCGCCCAAACTGCTTCTGCTGGATGAGCCGACTGCCGGCGTTGATCCCGGCGCACGCAGAGATTTCTGGGATCAGGTGCACACATTGGCTTCTCAAGGCATCACAGCGCTTATCAGCACACATTACATGGATGAAGCTGAACGATGTCACAGACTCGCATATATTGCGTATGGCACCCTGCTCGCGACGGGTACTGTCGAAGAAATGATCAAGGACTCACAACTGACGACGTGGAATGTCAGCCTAACAGATAGCAAAGAAGCACTCCACGCCCTGTCTGAGCAACTCAAGACACTCCCCTACATAGATCAGGTTGTTGCTTTTGGAAACACACTTCATGTCAGTGGCAGAAATGCAGAACGCCTTGAAAAAAGTATCAAACCATACCAAAAAGCCCCATATGAATGGACTCAAATAAACACCAGCCTTGAAGAAGTTTTCATTGACCTGATGCAGCAAAGCAAAGGGGATTTGGAATGA
- a CDS encoding HlyD family efflux transporter periplasmic adaptor subunit codes for MIKKTFFSAFISFLLLTAACSDEPTNVFQGYVEGEYVLVAAPIGGTLDALSVSRGQTILQDAPLFALERDFEKAAVDEATHGLQRAQDNLANLEKGQRPSEIASIQAQLRQAKASAALAKIEYLRRVKLIAEQTISQEELDRSKSDYDQKTQQVKQITADLTTARLGARSDEIRAAMAAVLQAQAMLDQAQWNFDQKARSAPSSAFVFDTLFRVGEWISSGQPVVSLLPPENIEVRFYVPQTIVGKIQQGQKATVTYDGAEKPIDVTISYISPEAEFTPPVIYSSQSRAKLVFMLKGKSSREDAKRLHPGQPVDVTIPTLIR; via the coding sequence ATGATAAAAAAGACATTTTTCAGCGCCTTCATTTCTTTTCTTCTTCTCACTGCTGCCTGCTCGGATGAGCCGACCAACGTCTTTCAAGGGTATGTAGAGGGAGAATATGTTCTTGTAGCAGCTCCAATTGGTGGGACTCTTGACGCTCTCTCTGTCTCCCGAGGCCAAACCATCCTCCAAGACGCTCCGCTATTCGCTCTCGAGCGAGATTTCGAGAAAGCCGCTGTAGACGAAGCCACACATGGATTGCAACGCGCACAAGACAATCTCGCCAATCTTGAGAAAGGACAAAGACCATCCGAGATAGCGTCTATCCAAGCTCAACTCAGACAAGCAAAGGCATCGGCAGCCTTGGCGAAAATTGAATATCTGCGCCGAGTAAAACTCATTGCCGAACAAACCATCTCTCAAGAAGAACTGGACAGATCCAAAAGCGACTATGACCAAAAAACTCAGCAGGTCAAACAAATCACAGCAGACCTGACAACAGCACGCCTCGGAGCACGCAGTGACGAAATCAGAGCGGCTATGGCAGCAGTGCTGCAAGCTCAGGCGATGCTAGATCAAGCACAATGGAACTTTGACCAAAAAGCTCGTTCAGCACCCAGCTCCGCATTCGTATTTGATACTCTTTTCCGGGTGGGAGAATGGATATCTTCTGGACAACCGGTTGTTTCCTTGTTGCCACCAGAAAATATTGAAGTCCGCTTCTATGTTCCTCAAACAATCGTCGGAAAAATTCAACAGGGACAAAAAGCAACCGTGACATATGATGGAGCTGAAAAACCAATCGACGTGACGATCTCCTACATTTCACCGGAGGCCGAGTTCACACCACCCGTAATTTATTCCAGCCAGAGTCGAGCAAAACTTGTCTTTATGCTCAAGGGTAAGTCTTCTCGAGAGGACGCCAAGCGACTCCACCCCGGACAACCGGTCGATGTAACCATACCCACACTTATTCGATAA
- a CDS encoding undecaprenyl-diphosphate phosphatase, producing the protein MAPWYIAVILGIVEGLTEFLPISSTGHLIITGHLLDFTGPKAETFEIVIQLGAILAVVVLYWDRFLGLLRPNSNQQFSGVYGLWLLFLTSLPASILGLLTHSYIKQYLFSPSTVAIALAVGAVLIFIVEGMNKSEKIISLDEITPKLALGIGLFQCLALWPGFSRSAATIMGGMLLGARRTVAAEYSFIAAVPIMFAATGYDLLKNYQLFQGEDFIFLFIGFIVSFISAWLAIKGFIYLLGKLTLRPFAIYRLALAPLILLYL; encoded by the coding sequence ATGGCACCATGGTATATCGCGGTCATTCTCGGAATAGTTGAAGGATTGACCGAATTCTTACCCATATCAAGCACCGGACATCTCATCATAACCGGCCACTTGCTCGACTTTACCGGCCCCAAGGCCGAAACTTTTGAAATAGTCATCCAACTCGGTGCCATTCTGGCCGTTGTCGTTTTGTATTGGGATCGTTTTCTCGGCCTGCTGCGTCCAAATTCAAATCAACAATTTTCCGGAGTCTACGGCTTGTGGCTCCTCTTCCTAACATCCCTCCCTGCATCCATACTGGGATTATTAACACACAGTTACATCAAACAATATCTATTCAGCCCATCCACCGTGGCAATTGCCTTGGCTGTCGGCGCCGTTCTTATCTTCATCGTCGAAGGAATGAACAAATCCGAAAAAATCATCTCCCTCGATGAAATAACACCAAAACTAGCTCTGGGAATCGGCCTGTTTCAATGTTTGGCCCTCTGGCCCGGCTTTTCACGATCTGCCGCGACCATTATGGGCGGCATGTTGCTTGGTGCTCGCCGTACCGTTGCTGCGGAATATTCATTTATCGCAGCGGTTCCAATCATGTTCGCAGCAACAGGGTACGACTTATTGAAAAATTACCAACTCTTTCAGGGGGAAGACTTTATTTTCCTATTTATCGGGTTTATTGTCTCCTTCATTTCAGCGTGGCTGGCAATCAAAGGATTCATCTATCTTCTCGGTAAATTGACCTTGCGTCCATTCGCAATTTACCGGCTTGCACTTGCACCTTTGATTCTCCTGTATTTGTAA
- the lptF gene encoding LPS export ABC transporter permease LptF encodes MQILHRQIFRELLKLFGLTVSCLLGLILIGRMLQLRSLFLSQDIGFFNILQLFFYLTPFFLLLITPIATMLSVFLTFLRMSTDNELTALKANGVSLYKMLPAPLAFCTLCTLFTFFISSWGLAWGMDMFKTKLYQFARTHSKFALQPGVFNKEFPGITFYAHQVDNEKGELKFAFVRDESIKGTSVVVVAPEAQIESTAATAEIRITFKNGNIFRKSGEELNILKFGTYAIRLDLGKLLMGFNFNEDKAKDMPLSRLSSIRSDRNEAPGRGERFYRKVNTEYFKRITLPIGCLVLGMFAIPIASAFRGLKQQYGLLLSMGLFLVYYTMFSVGVSMGESGAIPPAYGLWAPNFVYVFVALIGMRYANKERTPSFIHWLMHLRFNKRANA; translated from the coding sequence GTGCAAATTCTTCACCGCCAAATATTTCGTGAATTGCTCAAGCTCTTCGGCTTGACTGTTTCTTGTCTTTTAGGGCTTATCCTGATTGGCAGAATGTTGCAGTTACGCTCTTTGTTTTTGTCTCAGGACATTGGTTTTTTCAACATATTGCAGCTTTTCTTTTATTTAACGCCATTTTTTTTACTACTTATTACGCCTATTGCTACCATGTTGAGCGTGTTCTTGACGTTTTTACGTATGAGCACCGATAACGAACTCACTGCACTCAAGGCGAACGGCGTCAGTCTTTACAAGATGTTGCCTGCGCCACTGGCCTTTTGTACTCTTTGCACTCTATTTACTTTTTTCATTTCGTCTTGGGGGCTTGCATGGGGAATGGACATGTTCAAGACCAAACTTTACCAGTTTGCCCGGACGCATTCCAAATTTGCATTGCAGCCGGGGGTTTTTAACAAAGAATTTCCGGGGATTACTTTTTATGCTCACCAGGTGGACAATGAGAAGGGCGAATTGAAGTTTGCTTTTGTTCGTGATGAGTCCATCAAGGGAACTTCCGTCGTGGTCGTGGCCCCTGAAGCGCAGATAGAATCAACGGCCGCAACAGCGGAAATTCGAATTACGTTTAAGAACGGAAATATCTTTCGAAAGAGTGGTGAAGAACTGAATATTCTTAAATTCGGTACTTATGCTATTAGACTCGACCTTGGTAAATTACTTATGGGATTTAATTTTAATGAAGACAAAGCCAAGGATATGCCGTTGTCTCGGTTGAGTTCCATTCGTAGTGATCGCAACGAAGCACCGGGACGAGGGGAACGGTTTTATCGAAAGGTCAATACTGAGTATTTTAAACGTATTACTCTGCCGATTGGATGCCTTGTACTTGGCATGTTCGCTATTCCCATTGCTTCTGCCTTTCGAGGTTTGAAGCAGCAATATGGCCTGCTTTTGTCCATGGGGTTGTTTCTAGTCTACTATACGATGTTTTCTGTTGGTGTGAGCATGGGAGAGTCCGGTGCAATTCCACCAGCGTATGGCTTGTGGGCGCCAAATTTTGTTTACGTGTTTGTTGCATTAATCGGCATGCGTTACGCCAACAAGGAGCGGACACCTTCCTTTATCCATTGGCTTATGCACTTACGATTTAATAAGAGGGCGAACGCATGA
- a CDS encoding LptF/LptG family permease → MKNIFGVGVLSRYLIRQNLYLMAICLAAGTGIYLLSDVFDRLDNFIQAGLGVETILFYFVVKIPLIVSQLMPAIFLLAMVIQLGVLTRSREMLALRAGGVSLAWFIRFFVIYALIWSVGQLVFSQFLGVFGEYEANRIWKEDVRKKQLDEMTIKNLWFRDGPFIVLAEKAYPGKSKASGITVYEFTTDSQDLIRILSAKKALIDDHGWGLLDVHELDTRTFIGVSRLSQFLSVRQNLKAYAAVELKGDKAQLPLLELSRAIKKLEESGSNVEILRTVWHGKLSYAFSMVLMALFAMTLMTFSENLYANIGMALILIFVQYGVHVVGATAGEKGVLPPIMAAWLGNAIMGSLASLRLAWVAMPGFRAIVREWIDGVRFNRIRS, encoded by the coding sequence ATGAAGAATATCTTCGGCGTAGGCGTTCTCAGTCGGTATCTCATACGGCAGAATCTATACTTGATGGCTATTTGTTTGGCTGCTGGAACAGGTATTTATTTGCTGTCTGACGTTTTCGACCGTTTGGATAACTTTATTCAGGCGGGGCTGGGCGTTGAGACCATACTTTTTTATTTTGTGGTTAAGATTCCGCTCATCGTATCCCAATTGATGCCTGCGATTTTTCTACTTGCCATGGTTATTCAACTTGGCGTGTTGACTCGATCTCGAGAAATGCTTGCATTAAGAGCGGGCGGGGTTTCGCTCGCGTGGTTTATTCGTTTTTTTGTCATCTATGCGCTAATATGGAGCGTAGGACAGTTAGTCTTTTCTCAATTCCTTGGGGTGTTTGGAGAATATGAAGCCAATAGGATTTGGAAAGAGGACGTTCGGAAGAAACAACTGGATGAAATGACGATCAAGAATTTATGGTTTCGCGATGGTCCTTTCATTGTGTTGGCAGAAAAGGCCTATCCCGGCAAAAGTAAAGCAAGTGGCATTACTGTGTATGAATTTACCACAGACAGTCAGGATCTCATCAGAATTCTGAGTGCCAAGAAAGCGCTTATTGATGACCATGGATGGGGACTTTTGGATGTGCACGAACTTGATACCCGAACTTTTATCGGGGTTAGTCGACTTTCTCAATTTCTGTCAGTCCGTCAGAATCTCAAAGCATATGCTGCCGTGGAGCTTAAAGGGGACAAGGCTCAGTTGCCGTTGCTTGAGCTTTCGCGAGCGATCAAGAAGCTTGAGGAATCAGGTTCGAATGTAGAAATATTGCGAACAGTCTGGCATGGCAAGCTCTCTTATGCTTTCTCCATGGTACTTATGGCGCTGTTTGCCATGACTTTGATGACATTTTCTGAAAATCTCTATGCCAACATCGGTATGGCTTTGATTTTAATTTTTGTTCAATACGGAGTTCATGTTGTGGGGGCTACGGCAGGTGAAAAGGGTGTTTTACCACCCATTATGGCGGCCTGGCTTGGCAACGCCATAATGGGATCCCTGGCATCCTTGCGATTGGCTTGGGTGGCTATGCCTGGATTCCGAGCTATTGTCAGGGAGTGGATTGATGGAGTGCGGTTTAATCGTATTCGATCATAA
- the yihA gene encoding ribosome biogenesis GTP-binding protein YihA/YsxC has protein sequence MNRTIELVKTIYEIKQLENFDEPQIALAGRSNVGKSSLVNRLAGRKKLAKISSKPGKTRSLNYYKVNPDGYFLVDLPGYGYAKCSKTERAKWAKLIEAYMTDTPQLKAVAVLLDSRLTPQKIDMELTSYLKSLGIPVIPVLTKADKPKQRELAKLQSQWKNILQQKSNPLLFSSKTGKGEDKLWDVLGEYAKL, from the coding sequence ATGAACCGAACCATTGAGTTAGTCAAAACAATATACGAAATCAAGCAACTTGAGAATTTCGACGAACCCCAAATAGCCTTGGCGGGACGTTCCAACGTTGGAAAATCTTCACTGGTCAACCGTTTGGCCGGACGCAAAAAACTGGCAAAAATTAGTTCCAAGCCAGGAAAAACCCGAAGTCTCAATTATTACAAAGTTAATCCAGATGGCTACTTCCTTGTTGATCTGCCGGGCTATGGCTATGCCAAATGTTCCAAAACGGAACGGGCCAAATGGGCAAAACTTATTGAGGCCTACATGACCGACACCCCGCAACTCAAAGCAGTTGCTGTCCTGCTCGATTCACGCCTCACGCCGCAGAAAATCGACATGGAACTGACTTCCTATCTAAAAAGTCTCGGCATACCGGTCATTCCCGTTCTGACAAAAGCTGATAAGCCCAAACAACGGGAATTGGCCAAACTTCAAAGTCAATGGAAAAACATCTTACAACAAAAAAGTAATCCTCTGCTATTCTCCAGCAAAACGGGTAAAGGTGAAGACAAGCTCTGGGACGTTCTGGGAGAATACGCAAAATTATGA
- a CDS encoding type II 3-dehydroquinate dehydratase, giving the protein MAKLTILILNGPNLGHIGKRQPDIYGSQTMDDMPALLEKTMGSVADGIGLMHFQSNSEGALIDRLELAREEGVDGVVFNAGAYTHTSLAIADCLAWIDIPCVEVHISNIWARTDQPLRQQSLMGEQCVGVIAGFGILGYALGVQALYERLAG; this is encoded by the coding sequence ATGGCCAAACTCACTATATTGATACTGAATGGCCCGAATCTTGGGCATATAGGCAAGCGGCAACCGGATATTTATGGTTCGCAAACCATGGATGATATGCCTGCTTTGCTGGAAAAGACCATGGGCTCAGTTGCTGATGGTATTGGGCTCATGCATTTTCAATCCAATTCCGAAGGCGCCCTTATTGATCGCTTGGAGCTGGCCAGAGAGGAAGGTGTTGACGGTGTTGTGTTTAACGCCGGAGCATATACCCATACAAGCCTTGCCATTGCCGATTGTCTCGCCTGGATAGATATTCCATGCGTGGAAGTGCATATCAGTAACATCTGGGCGCGGACAGACCAGCCGCTCAGGCAACAGTCACTCATGGGAGAACAGTGTGTGGGTGTCATTGCCGGATTTGGCATTCTGGGGTATGCCCTCGGTGTTCAGGCGTTGTACGAACGTCTGGCTGGGTAA
- the efp gene encoding elongation factor P has protein sequence MISTKDFRTGLKIEIDGKPFEIVEFQHFKPGKGGAMMRTKLRHMRTGQVLDKTFRSGEKVKKPDMVVVGMQFIYKDGTDYVFMDLETYEQMNVPDENVGEKGGYIKEGDTVKVLLYNGELIGVDLPANVNLTVAQTDPGIQGDRVSNATKPATLETGLKINVPLFINEGDLIKVDTRSGEYLGRE, from the coding sequence ATGATTTCAACAAAAGATTTCAGGACCGGCCTGAAAATTGAAATAGACGGAAAACCTTTTGAAATTGTTGAATTTCAGCATTTCAAGCCAGGTAAGGGTGGTGCCATGATGCGCACCAAGCTCCGTCATATGAGAACCGGTCAGGTTTTGGATAAGACTTTTCGTTCTGGTGAGAAGGTCAAGAAGCCGGATATGGTCGTCGTTGGCATGCAGTTCATTTATAAAGACGGTACAGATTATGTCTTTATGGACCTTGAGACCTACGAGCAGATGAATGTTCCTGACGAAAATGTCGGAGAGAAGGGCGGTTACATCAAAGAAGGCGATACCGTAAAAGTTCTGTTATATAATGGTGAGCTTATCGGCGTCGATTTGCCTGCCAATGTTAATTTGACTGTTGCGCAGACCGATCCGGGAATACAGGGGGATCGCGTGAGTAATGCGACCAAGCCTGCAACCCTTGAAACCGGCCTTAAAATCAACGTGCCTCTCTTTATTAACGAGGGTGACTTGATCAAGGTTGACACCCGCAGCGGAGAATATCTGGGACGCGAATAA